From Diospyros lotus cultivar Yz01 chromosome 4, ASM1463336v1, whole genome shotgun sequence, a single genomic window includes:
- the LOC127799005 gene encoding uncharacterized protein LOC127799005, producing MEDYNRSCQDQEDASNGKKYGGLVPKKKPLISKDHERAFFDSADWALCKQGAGVNQISTVAIENLQPKLQRTPHQRLPPRRPGCTSG from the exons ATGGAGGATTACAACAGGAGTTGTCAAGACCAAGAG GACGCATCCAATGGGAAGAAATATGGAGGACTTGTGCCAAAGAAGAAGCCTTTGATCTCAAAG GATCATGAGCGGGCCTTCTTTGATTCAGCCGACTGGGCCTTATGCAAG CAAGGTGCAGGGGTGAACCAAATATCTACCGTTGCCATAGAGAATTTACAGCCAAAGTTACAG AGAACACCCCATCAGCGGCTCCCCCCAAGAAGACCTGGTTGTACTTCTGGATGA
- the LOC127800641 gene encoding putative pentatricopeptide repeat-containing protein At3g16890, mitochondrial isoform X1 encodes MRALSSLASRASPAIRNLSEEVLNQSKPRIESPSKPISWAPVYPEPTSKNSVAPFAGKSSLNPQLGSPNWFRISNPTISSNKEKFHIRTVDHHYMSQILSRKDWVLLLNHELKAKRIGLDTRSVVSILQNQENPLHPLKFYIWVSSINPLFGKDKAIRGVLANALYQKGPVLLSAELIQDINNSGFRVTEDLICILIGNWGRLGLAKYCAEVFGQISYLGLNPTTRLYNAVIDALVKSNSLDLAYLKFQQMPADNCRPDRYTYNTLIHGVCKVGVVDEALRLVKQMESLGFSPNVVTYTMLVDGFCNAKKVDEAFKLFEMMKERHVNPNEATYRSLVNGVFRCFSPGKAFELLSRFVDKEPFLPRAACDTILLCLARECLPREIAGFLRKTKDKGYLPDNSTCNILMTCLIKGLDLEEALDIQEGFAKRGFKLCFNAYLVLVEDLFKVGKIVEANQYLNQMFQDGLVGNVFSYNMVIDCLSKAKMMDRASETFGEMCRRGVAPNLVTFNTLVGGYCKAGEVGKTRELMERLLQHGFKPDIFTFNSVIDGLCRLNQIEDALDCFSEMVEWGVTPNAITYNILIHSLCVIGDIAKSLKLLKKMKADGISPDVFSFNALIQSFCRMNKVEKAQKVLVTMLTLDLSPDNFTYSAFIKALCELGRFDEAKNLFFSMEANGCLPDAYTCNTFIDALVQRAQFKEAQDIVKKYQTGGISLKPIPVL; translated from the coding sequence ATGAGAGCTTTATCTTCTTTGGCTTCTAGGGCTTCTCCTGCAATCAGAAATCTCTCGGAAGAAGTGCTTAACCAGAGCAAACCCAGGATAGAGAGCCCCTCAAAGCCCATATCTTGGGCGCCTGTTTACCCGGAACCTACCAGCAAGAACTCGGTTGCCCCTTTTGCTGGTAAGTCTTCATTGAACCCTCAACTCGGAAGCCCCAATTGGTTTCGGATTTCAAACCCTACCATATCGTCTAATAAAGAGAAATTCCACATTCGAACAGTTGATCACCATTATATGTCTCAGATTCTGTCGAGAAAAGACTGGGTTTTGTTGCTGAACCACGAGCTTAAAGCCAAGAGGATTGGTTTGGATACTCGATCTGTTGTGAGTATTTTGCAAAACCAAGAAAACCCGTTACACCCTTTGAAGTTTTACATCTGGGTTTCGAGTATCAATCCTCTGTTTGGGAAGGACAAGGCGATTAGGGGAGTTTTAGCGAATGCCCTTTACCAGAAAGGCCCGGTTTTGTTGTCTGCTGAGTTGATTCAAGACATTAACAACTCTGGGTTTCGGGTTACAGAAGATTTGATTTGCATTTTGATTGGGAATTGGGGCAGATTAGGGCTAGCTAAGTATTGCGCTGAGGTTTTTGGGCAGATCTCCTACTTGGGTCTTAATCCAACTACTAGATTGTACAATGCCGTCATTGATGCCTTGGTGAAATCCAATTCACTTGATTTGGCTTATTTGAAGTTCCAACAGATGCCTGCCGATAATTGCCGGCCTGATAGGTATACATATAATACCCTCATTCATGGAGTTTGCAAGGTTGGGGTAGTGGATGAGGCACTCCGCTTGGTGAAGCAGATGGAGAGTTTGGGATTCTCTCCTAACGTAGTTACCTACACAATGCTTGTTGATGGGTTTTGTAATGCAAAGAAGGTTGATGAAGCCTTTAAGCTGTTTGAGATGATGAAGGAAAGGCATGTGAATCCCAATGAAGCTACATATAGATCTTTAGTTAATGGGGTATTTCGTTGTTTCTCACCTGGCAAGGCGTTTGAATTGTTGTCTAGGTTTGTAGACAAGGAGCCTTTCTTGCCTAGAGCAGCTTGTGACACCATACTGCTTTGTCTTGCTCGCGAATGTTTGCCAAGAGAGATAGCTGGTTTTTTGAGGAAAACCAAGGATAAAGGTTACTTGCCTGACAATTCAACTTGTAACATTTTAATGACTTGTTTGATCAAGGGATTAGACCTTGAGGAGGCCCTTGATATACAGGAGGGTTTTGCTAAGAGAGGTTTTAAATTGTGCTTTAATGCATACCTTGTGCTTGTTGAGGATTTGTTCAAGGTTGGAAAAATAGTGGAAGCAAATCAGTATTTAAACCAGATGTTCCAAGATGGACTTGTAGGAAATGTCTTCTCATACaatatggtaattgattgctTGTCCAAAGCCAAAATGATGGACAGAGCATCAGAAACTTTCGGAGAGATGTGCCGGAGAGGTGTTGCTCCTAACCTTGTTACTTTCAATACCCTTGTTGGTGGGTATTGCAAGGCTGGAGAGGTTGGCAAGACACGGGAGCTAATGGAGAGGCTCTTACAGCACGGTTTCAAGCCTGACATTTTCACTTTCAACTCAGTAATTGATGGCCTTTGTCGGCTAAACCAAATTGAGGATGCATTGGATTGTTTCTCTGAGATGGTAGAGTGGGGAGTCACTCCAAATGCTATCACATACAATATCTTAATCCATTCCTTGTGTGTCATTGGGGACATTGCTAAATCactgaaacttctgaaaaagaTGAAAGCTGATGGAATAAGCCCAGatgttttctctttcaatgCCCTCATCCAAAGTTTTTGTAGGATGAATAAGGTAGAAAAAGCACAGAAGGTTCTTGTAACCATGTTAACTCTAGACCTGAGTCCTGATAATTTTACATATAGTGCTTTTATTAAGGCTTTATGTGAATTGGGGAGATTTGATGAAGCTAAAAACTTGTTTTTTTCAATGGAGGCAAATGGATGTCTCCCTGATGCTTATACATGCAATACATTTATTGATGCCCTAGTCCAGAGGGCTCAGTTCAAGGAGGCCCAGGACATAGTGAAGAAATATCAAACAGGGGGAATTTCATTAAAGCCCATACCTGTTTTGTAG
- the LOC127800641 gene encoding putative pentatricopeptide repeat-containing protein At3g16890, mitochondrial isoform X2, translating to MRALSSLASRASPAIRNLSEEVLNQSKPRIESPSKPISWAPVYPEPTSKNSVAPFAVDHHYMSQILSRKDWVLLLNHELKAKRIGLDTRSVVSILQNQENPLHPLKFYIWVSSINPLFGKDKAIRGVLANALYQKGPVLLSAELIQDINNSGFRVTEDLICILIGNWGRLGLAKYCAEVFGQISYLGLNPTTRLYNAVIDALVKSNSLDLAYLKFQQMPADNCRPDRYTYNTLIHGVCKVGVVDEALRLVKQMESLGFSPNVVTYTMLVDGFCNAKKVDEAFKLFEMMKERHVNPNEATYRSLVNGVFRCFSPGKAFELLSRFVDKEPFLPRAACDTILLCLARECLPREIAGFLRKTKDKGYLPDNSTCNILMTCLIKGLDLEEALDIQEGFAKRGFKLCFNAYLVLVEDLFKVGKIVEANQYLNQMFQDGLVGNVFSYNMVIDCLSKAKMMDRASETFGEMCRRGVAPNLVTFNTLVGGYCKAGEVGKTRELMERLLQHGFKPDIFTFNSVIDGLCRLNQIEDALDCFSEMVEWGVTPNAITYNILIHSLCVIGDIAKSLKLLKKMKADGISPDVFSFNALIQSFCRMNKVEKAQKVLVTMLTLDLSPDNFTYSAFIKALCELGRFDEAKNLFFSMEANGCLPDAYTCNTFIDALVQRAQFKEAQDIVKKYQTGGISLKPIPVL from the exons ATGAGAGCTTTATCTTCTTTGGCTTCTAGGGCTTCTCCTGCAATCAGAAATCTCTCGGAAGAAGTGCTTAACCAGAGCAAACCCAGGATAGAGAGCCCCTCAAAGCCCATATCTTGGGCGCCTGTTTACCCGGAACCTACCAGCAAGAACTCGGTTGCCCCTTTTGCTG TTGATCACCATTATATGTCTCAGATTCTGTCGAGAAAAGACTGGGTTTTGTTGCTGAACCACGAGCTTAAAGCCAAGAGGATTGGTTTGGATACTCGATCTGTTGTGAGTATTTTGCAAAACCAAGAAAACCCGTTACACCCTTTGAAGTTTTACATCTGGGTTTCGAGTATCAATCCTCTGTTTGGGAAGGACAAGGCGATTAGGGGAGTTTTAGCGAATGCCCTTTACCAGAAAGGCCCGGTTTTGTTGTCTGCTGAGTTGATTCAAGACATTAACAACTCTGGGTTTCGGGTTACAGAAGATTTGATTTGCATTTTGATTGGGAATTGGGGCAGATTAGGGCTAGCTAAGTATTGCGCTGAGGTTTTTGGGCAGATCTCCTACTTGGGTCTTAATCCAACTACTAGATTGTACAATGCCGTCATTGATGCCTTGGTGAAATCCAATTCACTTGATTTGGCTTATTTGAAGTTCCAACAGATGCCTGCCGATAATTGCCGGCCTGATAGGTATACATATAATACCCTCATTCATGGAGTTTGCAAGGTTGGGGTAGTGGATGAGGCACTCCGCTTGGTGAAGCAGATGGAGAGTTTGGGATTCTCTCCTAACGTAGTTACCTACACAATGCTTGTTGATGGGTTTTGTAATGCAAAGAAGGTTGATGAAGCCTTTAAGCTGTTTGAGATGATGAAGGAAAGGCATGTGAATCCCAATGAAGCTACATATAGATCTTTAGTTAATGGGGTATTTCGTTGTTTCTCACCTGGCAAGGCGTTTGAATTGTTGTCTAGGTTTGTAGACAAGGAGCCTTTCTTGCCTAGAGCAGCTTGTGACACCATACTGCTTTGTCTTGCTCGCGAATGTTTGCCAAGAGAGATAGCTGGTTTTTTGAGGAAAACCAAGGATAAAGGTTACTTGCCTGACAATTCAACTTGTAACATTTTAATGACTTGTTTGATCAAGGGATTAGACCTTGAGGAGGCCCTTGATATACAGGAGGGTTTTGCTAAGAGAGGTTTTAAATTGTGCTTTAATGCATACCTTGTGCTTGTTGAGGATTTGTTCAAGGTTGGAAAAATAGTGGAAGCAAATCAGTATTTAAACCAGATGTTCCAAGATGGACTTGTAGGAAATGTCTTCTCATACaatatggtaattgattgctTGTCCAAAGCCAAAATGATGGACAGAGCATCAGAAACTTTCGGAGAGATGTGCCGGAGAGGTGTTGCTCCTAACCTTGTTACTTTCAATACCCTTGTTGGTGGGTATTGCAAGGCTGGAGAGGTTGGCAAGACACGGGAGCTAATGGAGAGGCTCTTACAGCACGGTTTCAAGCCTGACATTTTCACTTTCAACTCAGTAATTGATGGCCTTTGTCGGCTAAACCAAATTGAGGATGCATTGGATTGTTTCTCTGAGATGGTAGAGTGGGGAGTCACTCCAAATGCTATCACATACAATATCTTAATCCATTCCTTGTGTGTCATTGGGGACATTGCTAAATCactgaaacttctgaaaaagaTGAAAGCTGATGGAATAAGCCCAGatgttttctctttcaatgCCCTCATCCAAAGTTTTTGTAGGATGAATAAGGTAGAAAAAGCACAGAAGGTTCTTGTAACCATGTTAACTCTAGACCTGAGTCCTGATAATTTTACATATAGTGCTTTTATTAAGGCTTTATGTGAATTGGGGAGATTTGATGAAGCTAAAAACTTGTTTTTTTCAATGGAGGCAAATGGATGTCTCCCTGATGCTTATACATGCAATACATTTATTGATGCCCTAGTCCAGAGGGCTCAGTTCAAGGAGGCCCAGGACATAGTGAAGAAATATCAAACAGGGGGAATTTCATTAAAGCCCATACCTGTTTTGTAG
- the LOC127800198 gene encoding uncharacterized protein LOC127800198 → MASKFTVNKQLLLASSLIYISLFSAKLGKADEDFPQGATGGFPGQNYPQTGATGATGGNPAQTFPQTGATGGNPAQTSPQTGATIEDPAQIVAKAFLCFNDKYIYSSCEEAYRLDQTGNLKVPPEHTEQFCGGPCLEETNLVLSCVDQIATHFEFYNKATIEDVRDTIKAGCGYGIHRGDFNVAEHIQTEQNKGKQIAAQIMAGFVWMILLHGLVL, encoded by the exons ATGGCGTCCAAATTCACGGTTAACAAGCAGCTGCTTCTAGCTTCGTCTCTGATCTACATCTCTCTCTTCAGTGCCAAACTTG GAAAAGCAGACGAAGATTTCCCCCAAGGCGCCACGGGTGGGTTTCCCGGCCAAAACTACCCTCAAACTGGCGCCACGGGTGCCACCGGTGGGAACCCTGCTCAAACTTTCCCTCAAACGGGTGCCACCGGTGGGAACCCTGCTCAAACTTCTCCTCAAACGGGTGCCACCATTGAGGATCCAGCTCAAATTGTCGCCAAAGCCTTCCTCTGTTTCAACGATAAATAT ATTTACAGCAGCTGTGAGGAAGCTTATCGGCTGGACCAGACCGGGAACCTGAAAGTGCCACCTGAGCATACCGAACAATTCTGCGGTGGCCCATGCCTGGAGGAGACGAACCTGGTGCTCAGCTGCGTCGATCAGATAGCAACACACTTTGAGTTCTATAACAAGGCCACCATAGAAGATGTAAGGGACACTATCAAAGCTGGATGCGGCTATGGCATCCATAGAG GTGATTTTAATGTGGCAGAGCACATTCAAACTGAACAGAACAAGGGAAAGCAGATTGCTGCTCAGATAATGGCTGGATTTGTTTGGATgatcttgttgcatggtttagTGCTTTGA